The Streptomyces durmitorensis genome contains the following window.
CGTACTTCCCCACGGAGTGCTGGCTGATCCGGCCGTGGGCGATCAGGTGGAGCGCCTCGGCGGGGGCACCGCGCTCGACCAGTACCTCACCGGCACGGAAGTCGCGCTGGACGCACCGCCCTGCGATCGCGGTCAGCACCTCCACGTCGTCGAAGCGGCGCAGCAGGGCCAGTTCGCCCAGTTCCCGGGGGATCACCCGGACGTCGACGCCGTCCTGGACGAACTCGATGCGTCCGTCGCCGACGGTGTAGCTCAGTCGGCGGTTCACGCGGTAGGCACCGCCCTTGGTCTCCACCCAGGGGAGCATCCGCAGCAGCCAGCGAGAGGTGATCTCCTGCATCTGCGGGGCGGACTTGGTCGTATGGGCGAGGTTACGGGCAGCCGCGGTGCTCAGGCTGGACCGCCGGGGCGGTTCCAGTTGTGCTGCCGGGCTGGTCTCAACGGTCATCGGGGCGAGCTCTCCTTCACGAGGGAGGTAATCGGCGTGGGCGCGCCAACCGGCGAACGCGGAAGTAGGGGCGTAATGTCGCGGAATTCGTCTTGATCCGGTGCCCATTTAACGGCCGTTGCGCCTGGCTCGCCCGATAAGGCCGTGGGCAGCACACGAAACAGTGATCTTGCTTCGTACAGGGTTTATCCCGGCGACCGGCGACGTTCCGGCCACCTGGCCGAGAGGGCATGCACGGACACGCGGGCACAAGAGAACACCGCCTTCGGCTCCGAAGGCGGTGTTCCAACTGACGTTCTTCTGGATGGACTTGCTCGATGAGCCGCTGTCAGGGGGTGAGGGCTTCTCTCAGCCTCTCGGGCGTGGTGAACCGGTGGCCGCGTATGCCGACCGTCTCGGCGGCGCGGATGTTCTCGTCTCGGTCGTCGACGAAGAGGACGCGGTCCGGCGCGGCGCGCAGGGCGTTCAGGCACCACTCGTACGCCCCGAGGTCCGGCTTCGCGTGGCCGATGCGGCAGGAGAAGGCGCGGAGGGAGAAGCGCTTGAGCCAGGGGTGGTGTTCCTCGTAGTAAGTGGCGAGCTCCTCGGGGATGTTGGACAGGAGGGCGATACGGCGGCCGGACGCCGCGAGCTCCTCGACCAGGGCGACCATCACCTCGTCCACGGCGCTCCAGCCGGCGATGTCGGCGTCGATGAGGTCCGCGATCCGGTGCGCGTCGAAGCGGACGTCGAGGGAGTCCGCCACCTGGCGCCAGTAGGCGGGGCCGGTCAACTCGCCCTGGTCGTAGGGCTGTCTGCAGGCCCAGTAGGCGTCCCAGAACGCAGCGGCGGGGACCTCGGCCGTGCGGACGAGGCGGTCCTTGCCTTCGGTGGACTGGTGGCGCGCGATGACCCCGAACAGATCGAACAACACGACGGTCACGGGGTTCACACCTTTCGTACGGTGACGCCTGCGGCGGACAGCGCGTCGGTCTCGTCCTGCGCGGCGGCCTCGTCGGTGACGACGGCGTGCAGGGCCGCGGCCGGGGCGACGAAGGCGAGGGCCGTGCGGGAGAGCTTGGGGGCGTCCGCGACGGCGATGACGCGGCGGGCCGATGCGATCGCGGCGCGTTTGACCGCGGCGTCGTCCAGGTCGTACGCGGTCAGGCCGTGTGTCGCGTTCAGTCCGCAGCAGCCGATGACCGCGGTGTCGAAGCGCAGGGCGGCCAGGGACGCCTCGGTCAGCGGTCCGGTCAGCGCCAGCTCACCGGGCCGGGGCCTGCCGCCCGGGACCAGGAGCGTCAGCTGCGGCGCCCCGGTGAGCGCGTTCACCGCGTGGAGGGACAGCGGCATCACGGTCAGGCGGCACTGCTCCAGCGCGCGGGCCACTTCCAGGCAGGTGGTGCCGCTGTCGATGACGACGGACTCGCCGTCCGCGATCAGGCCCGCGACCTCGGCGGCGATGCGCCGCTTGGCCTCGATGCCGTCCTGCGCCCGGAGTGCGAAGGGCGGTTCCTCGCCGCGCAGCAGCAGGCTTCTCGCGCCGCCGCGGTAGCGCTCCAGGGCGCCTTGGTCCGCCAGGGCCTCCAGGTCGCGGCGGATGGTCATCTCCGAAGCGCCGGTCAGTTCCGCGAGCTCCGCGACGCCCATCCGGCCGGCCTCGCGTACGGCATCGCTGATCTGCCTCAGTCGGTCTGTGCTGCTCGCCATGCCGACATTGAACATGATGGATGTGCGACACGCAATCTTCCGAACAGCTTCTATGTTCGTTATGTTCGATGACATGGAAAGATCGCTGCGCTCGGGCCGACTGGCCACCTTCGTCTACTTCACTCTCAACGGCTTCCTCATGGGGATGTGGATCGTCCACATCCCGGCCGTCGAACACCGCGCCGGCATCAGCCATGCCGTGCTCGGCTGGCTCCTGCTGCTGCTCGGCGCGGGGGCCTTCGCCGGGATGCAGCTCGTCGGTCCGCTCACCGACCGCTTCGGCGCCCGCACCGTCGTACCGCTCAGCGCGGCCCTGTGCAGTGCGGCGGTGGTCCTGCCGGGGCTCGCCACGAGCGCCTGGGCGCTGGGGGCCGCACTGCTGGTGCTGGGCCTCGGCAACGGCTGCCTGGACGTCAGCATGAACGCCCACGCCATCCAGGTCGAGCGCGGCTACGAACGACCCGTCATGTCCGCCTTCCACGCCACCTTCTCCATCGGCGGAGTCCTCGCCGCGCTGGTCGGTGCCCGCACCCTCAGCTGGGAGCTGAGCCCGTCGCTGACCCTTGGCGCCGTGGCGCTCTTCGGCCTCGCCGTCGCCGCGCTGGCCGCGCCCGCGCTGCTGCGTCCGGAGGCCGACCCCACCGAACCGGACCCCACCGAACCGGACTCCGCCGCCGAGACGTCGACCC
Protein-coding sequences here:
- a CDS encoding HAD family hydrolase — protein: MTVVLFDLFGVIARHQSTEGKDRLVRTAEVPAAAFWDAYWACRQPYDQGELTGPAYWRQVADSLDVRFDAHRIADLIDADIAGWSAVDEVMVALVEELAASGRRIALLSNIPEELATYYEEHHPWLKRFSLRAFSCRIGHAKPDLGAYEWCLNALRAAPDRVLFVDDRDENIRAAETVGIRGHRFTTPERLREALTP
- a CDS encoding DeoR/GlpR family DNA-binding transcription regulator, whose amino-acid sequence is MASSTDRLRQISDAVREAGRMGVAELAELTGASEMTIRRDLEALADQGALERYRGGARSLLLRGEEPPFALRAQDGIEAKRRIAAEVAGLIADGESVVIDSGTTCLEVARALEQCRLTVMPLSLHAVNALTGAPQLTLLVPGGRPRPGELALTGPLTEASLAALRFDTAVIGCCGLNATHGLTAYDLDDAAVKRAAIASARRVIAVADAPKLSRTALAFVAPAAALHAVVTDEAAAQDETDALSAAGVTVRKV
- a CDS encoding MFS transporter, with amino-acid sequence MERSLRSGRLATFVYFTLNGFLMGMWIVHIPAVEHRAGISHAVLGWLLLLLGAGAFAGMQLVGPLTDRFGARTVVPLSAALCSAAVVLPGLATSAWALGAALLVLGLGNGCLDVSMNAHAIQVERGYERPVMSAFHATFSIGGVLAALVGARTLSWELSPSLTLGAVALFGLAVAALAAPALLRPEADPTEPDPTEPDSAAETSTRRRTPRRIWMLAALALMLMLCEGVANDWSVLHLRDTLDAPAATAALAYGAFATAMTVGRLLADRIAARHGPVAVLRHGASVAAVGMTVAALSPWIPLALLGWTVFGIGLSGCIPQLFSAAGHADQDAAGANVSRVAGLGYLGMLAGPAVIGPLTHAVPLNLTFFLPVAFCVLAACTAGILRTRPTAAAPAENRDSEVTTYELNT